One genomic segment of Vulpes vulpes isolate BD-2025 chromosome 2, VulVul3, whole genome shotgun sequence includes these proteins:
- the C1QA gene encoding complement C1q subcomponent subunit A, whose product MEAPWGWLALCVLATSLASAVTQDVCRALDGRDGAAGTPGRPGRPGLKGEQGEPGAPGMRTGIRGLKGDQGDPGPPGNPGNMGFPGPSGLMGLPGMPGRRGPKGNPGNIKDQPRPAFSAIRRNPPMGGNVVIFDTVITNQEGPYQNHSGRFICAVPGYYYFTFQVVSKWDICLSIVSSGRGQIRRSLGFCDTNSKGIFQVVSGGMALQLQQGDQVWIEKDPIKGRIYQGPEVDSIFSGFLIFPSL is encoded by the exons ATGGAGGCCCCCTGGGGCTGGCTGGCGCTCTGCGTGCTGGCCACCTCCCTCGCATCTGCTGTGACCCAGGACGTGTGCCGAGCCCTAGACGGGAGGGATGGGGCTGCAGGGACACCCGGCCGACCCGGAAGGCCAGGCCTCAAGGGGGAGCAAGGGGAGCCAG GGGCTCCTGGCATGCGGACGGGCATCCGGGGCCTTAAAGGGGACCAGGGGGATCCTGGGCCCCCTGGAAACCCTGGCAACATGGGCTTCCCTGGGCCCAGCggcctcatggggctccctggcATGCCAGGACGGAGAGGCCCCAAGGGCAACCCCGGAAACATCAAGGACCAGCCGCGACCGGCCTTCTCAGCCATAAGGCGCAACCCACCCATGGGTGGCAACGTGGTCATCTTCGACACGGTCATCACCAACCAGGAGGGCCCGTACCAGAACCACTCGGGCCGGTTCATCTGCGCCGTGCCCGGCTACTACTACTTCACTTTCCAGGTGGTGTCCAAGTGGGACATCTGCCTGTCCATCGTGTCCTCCGGGAGGGGCCAGATCCGGCGCTCCCTGGGCTTCTGCGACACCAACAGCAAGGGGATCTTCCAGGTGGTGTCCGGGGGCATGGCTCTCCAGCTACAGCAGGGAGACCAGGTCTGGATTGAGAAAGACCCCATCAAGGGCCGCATTTACCAGGGTCCTGAGGTCGATAGCATCTTCAGTGGCTTCCTCATCTTCCCATCCCTCTGA
- the C1QC gene encoding complement C1q subcomponent subunit C — protein sequence MDTGPSSWPHLGLNLLLLLLALPLGGQASTGCYGIPGMPGLPGAPGKDGHDGLPGPKGEPGIPAIPGTRGPKGQKGEPGTPGYPGKNGPMGIPGIPGAPGPVGPPGEPGEEGRYKQKHQSVFTVTRQTAEYPLANNLVKFNTVITNPQGDYDTSTGKFTCKVPGLYYFVYHTSLTSNLCVHLYRSGTRVTTFCDHLSNSKQVSSGGVLLRLQMGEQVWLAVNDYNGMVGTEGSDSVFSGFLLFPD from the exons ATGGACACGgggcccagctcctggccccaCCTTGGCCTGaacctgctgctgctcctgctggcgcTGCCACTGGGGGGCCAGGCCAGCACAGGCTGCTACGGGATCCCCGGGATGCCGGGCCTGCCAGGGGCCCCGGGGAAGGATGGGCACGATGGGCTGCCGGGGCCCAAGGGTGAGCCAG GAATCCCAGCTATCCCTGGAACACGAGGACCCAAGGGTCAGAAGGGAGAACCCGGCACACCTGGCTATCCTGGGAAAAACGGCCCCATGGGAATCCCTGGGATCCCAGGGGCTCCCGGCCCTGTGGGACCCCCTGGGGAGCCGGGCGAGGAGGGCAGATACAAACAGAAGCACCAGTCTGTGTTCACCGTCACACGGCAGACAGCCGAGTACCCCCTGGCCAACAACCTGGTCAAGTTCAACACAGTCATCACCAACCCGCAGGGGGATTATGACACCAGCACTGGCAAGTTCACCTGCAAAGTCCCGGGTCTCTACTACTTTGTGTACCACACGTCGCTGACATCCAACCTGTGCGTGCATCTGTACCGAAGTGGTACCAGGGTGACCACCTTCTGTGACCACCTGTCCAACAGCAAGCAGGTCAGCTCGGGCGGTGTGCTGCTGCGGCTGCAGATGGGTGAACAGGTGTGGCTGGCGGTCAATGACTACAACGGCATGGTGGGCACCGAAGGCTCCGACAGCGTcttctctggcttcctgctcTTTCCTGACTAG